Proteins co-encoded in one Salvia splendens isolate huo1 chromosome 4, SspV2, whole genome shotgun sequence genomic window:
- the LOC121801270 gene encoding pyruvate, phosphate dikinase, chloroplastic isoform X2 yields the protein MVQRVFTFGKGRSEGNKGMKSLLGGKGANLAEMASIGLSVPPGLTISTEACQEYQQVGKKLPPGLWEEIMQGLKIVEADMGAFLGDPTRPLLLSVRSGAAISMPGMMDTVLNLGLNDEVVEGLAAKSGERFAYDSFRRFLDMFGDVVMGIPHALFDEKLEYMKSAKGYKLDTELTASDLKELVEEYKFVYVQTKGEKFPSDPTKQLELAVKAVFDSWDSPRANKYRSINQITGLKGTAVNIQCMVFGNMGNTSGTGVLFTRNPSTGEKKLYGEFLINAQGEDVVAGIRTPEDIQLMETHLPEAYKELVENCEILERHYKDMMDIEFTVQDKRLWMLQCRAGKRTGKGAVKIATDMVKEGLVDTRQAIKMVEPQHLDQLLHPQFEDVSSYKGSVIAKGLPASPGAAVGQVVFSAEDAESWHAQGKSAILVRTETSPEDVGGMHAAVGILTARGGMTSHAAVVARGWGKCCVSGCSDIRVNDSEKFVSVGDKIVREGEWMSLNGSTGEVILGKQPLAPPALTGDLETFMAWADEIRRIKVMANADTPEDAQTARNNGAQGIGLCRTEHMFFASDERIRAVRKMIMAVTTEERKDALDLLLPYQRADFEGIFRAMDGLPVTIRLLDPPLHEFLPDGDLEQIVSELTFDTGTTEEQVYARIEKLSEVNPMLGFRGCRLGISYPELSEMQVRAILQAAISLTNQGVTVFPEIMVPLVGTPQELGHQVRLIRAVAKTVFLEMGTSVNYKVGTMIEVPRAALVADEIAKEAEFFSFGTNDLTQMTFGYSRDDVGKFLPVYLSKGILQHDPFEVLDQKGVGQLVKMATERGRAARPSLKIGICGEHGGEPSSVAFFVEAGLDYVSCSPFRVPIARLAAAQVVA from the exons ATGGTGCAG AGGGTGTTCACTTTCGGCAAGGGAAGGAGTGAAGGAAACAAGGGTATGAAATCCTTG TTGGGGGGAAAGGGTGCAAACCTTGCTGAGATGGCGAGTATCGGGCTATCTGTGCCCCCGGGCCTCACCATCTCTACTGAGGCGTGCCAAGAGTATCAACAAGTAGGCAAGAAACTGCCACCGGGGCTGTGGGAAGAGATAATGCAGGGCTTGAAGATAGTTGAGGCCGACATGGGAGCTTTCCTGGGTGACCCCACCAGGCCTCTTCTCCTCTCCGTTAGATCTGGAGCCGCG ATCTCCATGCCTGGGATGATGGACACTGTTCTGAACCTCGGGCTCAATGATGAGGTAGTGGAGGGTTTGGCTGCAAAGAGCGGAGAGCGCTTTGCATATGACTCGTTTAGGCGTTTTCTTGACATGTTTGGAGATGTG GTGATGGGCATTCCTCATGCACTATTCGATGAAAAACTCGAATACATGAAAAGTGCCAAAGGCTACAAGCTCGACACTGAGCTCACCGCATCTGATCTCAAAGAGCTTGTTGAGGAATACAAGTTTGTGTATGTCCAAACCAAGGGAGAGAAGTTTCCGTCAG ATCCAACGAAGCAGCTGGAGTTGGCTGTCAAGGCAGTTTTCGATTCTTGGGACAGCCCAAGAGCCAACAAGTATAGGAGCATAAACCAGATAACAGGACTCAAGGGAACTGCTGTCAACATCCAATGTATGGTGTTTGGAAACATGGGAAACACTTCGGGAACGGGCGTCCTCTTCACCAGGAACCCGAGCACTGGAGAGAAGAAGCTCTATGGGGAGTTTCTCATCAATGCACAG GGAGAAGACGTCGTTGCTGGAATCAGAACGCCAGAGGATATCCAACTTATGGAGACTCATTTGCCAGAAGCTTACAAGGAGCTGGTGGAGAACTGTGAGATACTAGAGAGACACTATAAAGACATGATG GATATTGAGTTTACCGTGCAAGACAAAAGGCTTTGGATGTTGCAGTGTCGGGCTGGGAAGCGTACGGGCAAGGGTGCTGTGAAGATCGCGACAGACATGGTGAAGGAGGGGCTTGTTGATACCCGACAGGCAATCAAGATGGTCGAGCCTCAGCATCTCGACCAGCTTCTTCATCCACAG tTCGAGGACGTGTCTTCGTACAAGGGCAGTGTGATAGCCAAGGGGCTGCCTGCATCTCCGGGTGCAGCGGTTGGACAGGTCGTGTTCAGTGCTGAGGATGCTGAGTCCTGGCATGCTCAAGGAAAGAGTGCCATTCTGGTAAGAACTGAAACGAGTCCAGAGGATGTGGGGGGCATGCACGCGGCTGTTGGAATTCTGACTGCTCGAGGTGGCATGACATCACACGCAGCTGTGGTAGCCCGTGGCTGGGGGAAATGCTGCGTCTCTGGCTGCTCGGATATACGTGTCAATGATTCTGAGAAG TTTGTCTCGGTCGGTGACAAAATAGTACGAGAAGGAGAGTGGATGTCACTTAATGGCTCCACAGGTGAGGTGATCTTGGGCAAGCAGCCACTTGCTCCCCCAGCCCTGACCGGGGATTTGGAGACATTCATGGCCTGGGCAGACGAGATCAGGCGTATCAAG GTCATGGCGAATGCGGACACACCGGAAGATGCACAAACAGCTCGGAACAATGGCGCTCAAGGGATCGGCTTGTGTAGGACCGAGCACATG TTCTTTGCCTCTGATGAGAGGATCAGGGCTGTCAGAAAGATGATAATGGCAGTGACAACTGAGGAGAGGAAGGATGCTCTTGACTTGTTGTTGCCTTACCAAAGAGCTGATTTCGAGGGAATTTTCCGTGCAATGGACG GTCTGCCGGTCACAATCAGACTCCTTGACCCTCCGCTCCACGAGTTCCTTCCCGATGGCGATCTAGAGCAGATTGTTAGCGAGCTAACTTTTGACACGGGTACAACTGAGGAACAAGTCTACGCGAGGATTGAGAAGTTGTCTGAAGTGAACCCCATGCTTGGGTTCCGTGGATGCAGGCTTGGCATATCCTATCCCGAGCTATCAGAAATGCAAGTCCGCGCAATACTTCAGGCTGCTATCTCTTTGACAAACCAGGGTGTCACAGTCTTCCCGGAGATCATGGTGCCTCTAGTCGGAACACCTCAG GAATTAGGGCATCAGGTGCGTCTGATACGCGCTGTTGCAAAGACCGTGTTCTTGGAGATGGGGACATCGGTGAACTACAAAGTAGGCACCATGATTGAAGTCCCTAGAGCTGCTCTTGTAGCAGACGAG ATTGCCAAGGAAGCAGAGTTCTTCTCCTTTGGGACGAATGATCTCACACAGATGACATTCGGGTATAGCAGAGACGACGTGGGCAAGTTCCTCCCTGTCTACTTGTCCAAGGGAATCCTCCAACACGATCCATTCGAG GTGCTCGACCAGAAGGGCGTTGGCCAGCTTGTGAAGATGGCTACAGAGAGAGGCCGTGCTGCTAGGCCGAGTCTCAAG ATCGGGATATGTGGAGAGCATGGTGGGGAGCCCTCGTCCGTGGCCTTCTTTGTAGAGGCCGGACTAGACTATGTCTCCTGTTCGCCTTTCAG GGTGCCTATTGCAAGGTTAGCTGCAGCTCAAGTTGTTGCTTGA
- the LOC121801270 gene encoding pyruvate, phosphate dikinase 2 isoform X1, with product MSSIVKGILIRSTASDQVHARNKIQEKLGARIQLSPHPRPIRWPRSARYHGSSIEPSGFAKPDPGSRLRAEALLTPVSDPTSTTNKRVFTFGKGRSEGNKGMKSLLGGKGANLAEMASIGLSVPPGLTISTEACQEYQQVGKKLPPGLWEEIMQGLKIVEADMGAFLGDPTRPLLLSVRSGAAISMPGMMDTVLNLGLNDEVVEGLAAKSGERFAYDSFRRFLDMFGDVVMGIPHALFDEKLEYMKSAKGYKLDTELTASDLKELVEEYKFVYVQTKGEKFPSDPTKQLELAVKAVFDSWDSPRANKYRSINQITGLKGTAVNIQCMVFGNMGNTSGTGVLFTRNPSTGEKKLYGEFLINAQGEDVVAGIRTPEDIQLMETHLPEAYKELVENCEILERHYKDMMDIEFTVQDKRLWMLQCRAGKRTGKGAVKIATDMVKEGLVDTRQAIKMVEPQHLDQLLHPQFEDVSSYKGSVIAKGLPASPGAAVGQVVFSAEDAESWHAQGKSAILVRTETSPEDVGGMHAAVGILTARGGMTSHAAVVARGWGKCCVSGCSDIRVNDSEKFVSVGDKIVREGEWMSLNGSTGEVILGKQPLAPPALTGDLETFMAWADEIRRIKVMANADTPEDAQTARNNGAQGIGLCRTEHMFFASDERIRAVRKMIMAVTTEERKDALDLLLPYQRADFEGIFRAMDGLPVTIRLLDPPLHEFLPDGDLEQIVSELTFDTGTTEEQVYARIEKLSEVNPMLGFRGCRLGISYPELSEMQVRAILQAAISLTNQGVTVFPEIMVPLVGTPQELGHQVRLIRAVAKTVFLEMGTSVNYKVGTMIEVPRAALVADEIAKEAEFFSFGTNDLTQMTFGYSRDDVGKFLPVYLSKGILQHDPFEVLDQKGVGQLVKMATERGRAARPSLKIGICGEHGGEPSSVAFFVEAGLDYVSCSPFRVPIARLAAAQVVA from the exons ATGTCTTCGATAGTGAAAGGCATATTGATAAGGTCGACAGCAAGTGATCAGGTGCATGCACGGAACAAAATTCAAGAGAAATTGGGGGCTCGGATTCAGCTCAGCCCGCACCCTCGTCCGATCCGATGGCCTCGATCTGCCCGGTACCATGGTTCGAGCATCGAGCCAAGTGGTTTCGCGAAACCGGATCCCGGATCAAGATTAAGGGCTGAGGCTCTTCTTACTCCTGTTTCGGACCCCACCTCGACTACTAATAAG AGGGTGTTCACTTTCGGCAAGGGAAGGAGTGAAGGAAACAAGGGTATGAAATCCTTG TTGGGGGGAAAGGGTGCAAACCTTGCTGAGATGGCGAGTATCGGGCTATCTGTGCCCCCGGGCCTCACCATCTCTACTGAGGCGTGCCAAGAGTATCAACAAGTAGGCAAGAAACTGCCACCGGGGCTGTGGGAAGAGATAATGCAGGGCTTGAAGATAGTTGAGGCCGACATGGGAGCTTTCCTGGGTGACCCCACCAGGCCTCTTCTCCTCTCCGTTAGATCTGGAGCCGCG ATCTCCATGCCTGGGATGATGGACACTGTTCTGAACCTCGGGCTCAATGATGAGGTAGTGGAGGGTTTGGCTGCAAAGAGCGGAGAGCGCTTTGCATATGACTCGTTTAGGCGTTTTCTTGACATGTTTGGAGATGTG GTGATGGGCATTCCTCATGCACTATTCGATGAAAAACTCGAATACATGAAAAGTGCCAAAGGCTACAAGCTCGACACTGAGCTCACCGCATCTGATCTCAAAGAGCTTGTTGAGGAATACAAGTTTGTGTATGTCCAAACCAAGGGAGAGAAGTTTCCGTCAG ATCCAACGAAGCAGCTGGAGTTGGCTGTCAAGGCAGTTTTCGATTCTTGGGACAGCCCAAGAGCCAACAAGTATAGGAGCATAAACCAGATAACAGGACTCAAGGGAACTGCTGTCAACATCCAATGTATGGTGTTTGGAAACATGGGAAACACTTCGGGAACGGGCGTCCTCTTCACCAGGAACCCGAGCACTGGAGAGAAGAAGCTCTATGGGGAGTTTCTCATCAATGCACAG GGAGAAGACGTCGTTGCTGGAATCAGAACGCCAGAGGATATCCAACTTATGGAGACTCATTTGCCAGAAGCTTACAAGGAGCTGGTGGAGAACTGTGAGATACTAGAGAGACACTATAAAGACATGATG GATATTGAGTTTACCGTGCAAGACAAAAGGCTTTGGATGTTGCAGTGTCGGGCTGGGAAGCGTACGGGCAAGGGTGCTGTGAAGATCGCGACAGACATGGTGAAGGAGGGGCTTGTTGATACCCGACAGGCAATCAAGATGGTCGAGCCTCAGCATCTCGACCAGCTTCTTCATCCACAG tTCGAGGACGTGTCTTCGTACAAGGGCAGTGTGATAGCCAAGGGGCTGCCTGCATCTCCGGGTGCAGCGGTTGGACAGGTCGTGTTCAGTGCTGAGGATGCTGAGTCCTGGCATGCTCAAGGAAAGAGTGCCATTCTGGTAAGAACTGAAACGAGTCCAGAGGATGTGGGGGGCATGCACGCGGCTGTTGGAATTCTGACTGCTCGAGGTGGCATGACATCACACGCAGCTGTGGTAGCCCGTGGCTGGGGGAAATGCTGCGTCTCTGGCTGCTCGGATATACGTGTCAATGATTCTGAGAAG TTTGTCTCGGTCGGTGACAAAATAGTACGAGAAGGAGAGTGGATGTCACTTAATGGCTCCACAGGTGAGGTGATCTTGGGCAAGCAGCCACTTGCTCCCCCAGCCCTGACCGGGGATTTGGAGACATTCATGGCCTGGGCAGACGAGATCAGGCGTATCAAG GTCATGGCGAATGCGGACACACCGGAAGATGCACAAACAGCTCGGAACAATGGCGCTCAAGGGATCGGCTTGTGTAGGACCGAGCACATG TTCTTTGCCTCTGATGAGAGGATCAGGGCTGTCAGAAAGATGATAATGGCAGTGACAACTGAGGAGAGGAAGGATGCTCTTGACTTGTTGTTGCCTTACCAAAGAGCTGATTTCGAGGGAATTTTCCGTGCAATGGACG GTCTGCCGGTCACAATCAGACTCCTTGACCCTCCGCTCCACGAGTTCCTTCCCGATGGCGATCTAGAGCAGATTGTTAGCGAGCTAACTTTTGACACGGGTACAACTGAGGAACAAGTCTACGCGAGGATTGAGAAGTTGTCTGAAGTGAACCCCATGCTTGGGTTCCGTGGATGCAGGCTTGGCATATCCTATCCCGAGCTATCAGAAATGCAAGTCCGCGCAATACTTCAGGCTGCTATCTCTTTGACAAACCAGGGTGTCACAGTCTTCCCGGAGATCATGGTGCCTCTAGTCGGAACACCTCAG GAATTAGGGCATCAGGTGCGTCTGATACGCGCTGTTGCAAAGACCGTGTTCTTGGAGATGGGGACATCGGTGAACTACAAAGTAGGCACCATGATTGAAGTCCCTAGAGCTGCTCTTGTAGCAGACGAG ATTGCCAAGGAAGCAGAGTTCTTCTCCTTTGGGACGAATGATCTCACACAGATGACATTCGGGTATAGCAGAGACGACGTGGGCAAGTTCCTCCCTGTCTACTTGTCCAAGGGAATCCTCCAACACGATCCATTCGAG GTGCTCGACCAGAAGGGCGTTGGCCAGCTTGTGAAGATGGCTACAGAGAGAGGCCGTGCTGCTAGGCCGAGTCTCAAG ATCGGGATATGTGGAGAGCATGGTGGGGAGCCCTCGTCCGTGGCCTTCTTTGTAGAGGCCGGACTAGACTATGTCTCCTGTTCGCCTTTCAG GGTGCCTATTGCAAGGTTAGCTGCAGCTCAAGTTGTTGCTTGA
- the LOC121799602 gene encoding putative E3 ubiquitin-protein ligase RF298 isoform X2: protein MASMVAKACGSTSSQMPVMTVQEKGSRNKRKFLADPPLADPNKVIPLPSNECTSFEFSAEKYESQGHMNGCDMCCINQDSSDHTLKLDLGLSCAVGMSEICLSRPREDMEVSADEFRDADWSDLTESELEELVLSNLDTIFKSAVKKIIASGYSEEVATRAILRSGLWYRCKDIVSNIVDNTLAFLRSGQEIDPSKEHYFEDLQQMKKYILAELVCLLREVRPFFSTGDAMWCLLICDMNVSHACSMDGDSFVGDASSNMNPSITAQSQLRSELKSSEYNNLVPCKPDAAHLASVHGDHSFQSEAPKITSGPNSKLKNSFVSNGLAPDKYSHNSASNVSEKPFTASGVSTVAEEKFFGSRKVSAITKREYILRQKSMHFEKHYRTYGSKGINAKNGPLKINKGVGFDVTPDNVSRNLPTTTAFTSAPTFGLETNDQSLLPKSSISSALPLVPVYASPSLPVADTELSLSFPAKSIANPMPISCNIEAANCSYLGLSNNKSLGQWGPQDRKDEMIMKLFPRVKELQNQLQEWTEWANQKVMQAARRLGKDKAELKTLKQEKEEVERLKKEKQTLEENTMKKLSEMENALCKASGQVERANAAVRRLNVENSALRREMEAAKVRAAESAASCQEVSKREKKTLMKFQSWEKQKNVFQEELSAEKLKLTQMQQTLKQATDVQDQVEAKLNQEEQAKCELLTQVSSLKKEREQIEVSTQSKEDMIKSRAENNLQKYKDDIATLEKEISQLRLKTDSSKIAALRRGIDGSYANKLTDFRDTQILKDSAITYISKMVAATDLHGFSKNGGVKRERECVMCLSEEMSVVFLPCAHQVVCTMCNELHEKQGMKDCPSCRGPILRRVCVRYALP from the exons ATGGCATCAATGGTTGCAAAGGCTTGTGGCAGTACTTCCAGTCAAATGCCGGTAATGACGGTTCAAGAAAAGGGAAGTAGGAATAAAAGGAAATTCCTGGCTGATCCCCCTTTGGCTGATCCAAATAAGGTCATCCCTTTACCTTCCAATGAATGCACCAGTTTTGAATTCTCAGCAGAGAAGTATGAGAGTCAGGGGCATATGAATGGGTGTGATATGTGCTGTATAAACCAAGATAGTTCAGATCATACTTTGAAACTCGACCTTGGACTGTCGTGTGCTGTGGGGATGTCTGAGATATGCCTGAGCCGTCCTAGAGAGGATATGGAGGTATCAGCGGATGAGTTCCGTGATGCTGATTGGAGTGACCTTACAGAATCCGAGCTGGAAGAGCTCGTTTTGAGCAATTTGGACACAATTTTCAAGAGTGCtgtaaagaaaataattgcTAGTGGTTACAGTGAAGAAGTTGCTACTAGGGCGATTTTGAGGTCTGGCCTTTGGTACAGATGCAAGGACATTGTATCAAATATAGTGGACAACACACTAGCATTCCTTAGAAGTGGGCAGGAAATCGATCCTTCTAAGGAGCACTATTTCGAGGATTTGCAGCAGATGAAGAAGTATATATTGGCAGAGCTCGTTTGCCTTCTAAGAGAGGTCAGACCTTTCTTTAGCACCGGGGATGCAATGTGGTGTCTGTTGATATGTGATATGAATGTGTCGCACGCTTGTTCCATGGATGGTGATAGTTTTGTTGGTGATGCGAGTTCAAATATGAACCCCTCCATTACTGCTCAATCTCAGTTGAGATCAGAGCTGAAAAGCTCTGAATATAACAATTTAGTTCCTTGTAAGCCAGATGCAGCTCACCTGGCTTCGGTTCACGGTGACCATAGCTTCCAATCAGAGGCGCCTAAGATAACTAGTGGTCCTAACTCGAAGCTAAAAAATTCCTTTGTTTCGAACGGGCTTGCTCCAGATAAATATTCTCACAATTCTGCATCTAATGTCAGTGAAAAACCTTTCACTGCATCAGGAGTCTCTACAGTTGCCGAGGAGAAATTTTTTGGCAGTAGGAAAGTTTCTGCGATTACCaaaagggagtatatattacgTCAAAAGTCAATGCATTTTGAGAAACACTACCGCACGTACGGCTCTAAAG GCATAAATGCCAAGAATGGCCCGCTCAAGATTAACAAGGGAGTCGGATTTGATGTCACTCCAGATAATGTGAGTCGCAATCTTCCAACAACTACAGCATTTACTTCAGCTCCAACGTTTGGGTTGGAAACTAACGATCAATCTTTGTTGCCTAAATCGAGTATCTCATCTGCCTTACCTTTGGTTCCAGTGTACGCCTCCCCTTCTTTACCGGTTGCTGATACAGAGCTTTCTCTATCTTTCCCTGCCAAAAGCATTGCTAATCCAATGCCAATAAGCTGCAACATTGAGGCGGCCAATTGTAGCTATCTTGGCTTGTCAAATAATAAGTCTCTTGGCCAGTGGGGCCCCCAGGACAGGAAAGACGAGATGATTATGAAGCTGTTCCCAAGAGTGAAGGAATTGCAAAATCAGCTCCAAGAATGGACGGAGTGGGCGAATCAGAAGGTCATGCAGGCTGCACGAAGACTTGGTAAGGACAAAGCGGAGCTTAAAACACTTAAGCAGGAGAAGGAGGAAGTGGAGAGGCTGAAAAAGGAAAAGCAAACGTTAGAGGAGAACACCATGAAAAAACTTTCGGAGATGGAGAATGCTCTATGCAAAGCGAGCGGCCAAGTAGAGCGAGCTAATGCTGCTGTTCGCCGGCTTAATGTTGAGAATTCTGCATTAAGGCGGGAAATGGAAGCTGCTAAGGTACGTGCTGCAGAGTCAGCTGCAAGCTGCCAAGAAGTGTCAAAGAGGGAGAAGAAGACCCTGATGAAGTTTCAGTCATGGGAGAAGCAGAAGAACGTTTTTCAAGAGGAGCTCTCGGCTGAGAAATTGAAATTGACACAGATGCAGCAGACACTAAAGCAGGCTACAGATGTACAAGATCAAGTTGAG GCCAAACTGAATCAGGAGGAGCAGGCGAAGTGTGAACTGCTTACACAAGTCAGTTCAttgaaaaaagagagagaacaAATCGAAGTCTCCACACAATCCAAGGAGGATATGATCAAATCAAGAGCTGAAAACAATCTACAGAAGTATAAAGATGATATAGCAACGCTCGAAAAAGAAATTTCCCAGCTGAGGTTAAAGACCGACTCGTCCAAGATAGCTGCCCTTAGAAGAGGTATAGACGGAAGCTATGCCAACAAACTGACCGACTTCAGAGACACACAGATTCTGAAAGACTCCGCCATCACTTACATCTCCAAGATGGTGGCAGCCACAGATCTCCATGGCTTCTCCAAGAACGGAGGTGTGAAGCGTGAGAGGGAATGCGTGATGTGCCTCTCCGAGGAGATGTCTGTGGTCTTCCTCCCCTGCGCGCATCAGGTGGTGTGTACAATGTGCAACGAGCTCCACGAGAAGCAGGGAATGAAGGACTGCCCATCCTGCCGAGGCCCAATCCTGCGACGTGTCTGTGTACGTTACGCTCTCCCTTAA
- the LOC121799602 gene encoding putative E3 ubiquitin-protein ligase RF298 isoform X1, with amino-acid sequence MASMVAKACGSTSSQMPVMTVQEKGSRNKRKFLADPPLADPNKVIPLPSNECTSFEFSAEKYESQGHMNGCDMCCINQDSSDHTLKLDLGLSCAVGMSEICLSRPREDMEVSADEFRDADWSDLTESELEELVLSNLDTIFKSAVKKIIASGYSEEVATRAILRSGLWYRCKDIVSNIVDNTLAFLRSGQEIDPSKEHYFEDLQQMKKYILAELVCLLREVRPFFSTGDAMWCLLICDMNVSHACSMDGDSFVGDASSNMNPSITAQSQLRSELKSSEYNNLVPCKPDAAHLASVHGDHSFQSEAPKITSGPNSKLKNSFVSNGLAPDKYSHNSASNVSEKPFTASGVSTVAEEKFFGSRKVSAITKREYILRQKSMHFEKHYRTYGSKGTSRSGKLSSFSGLVLDKKLKGVAESAGINAKNGPLKINKGVGFDVTPDNVSRNLPTTTAFTSAPTFGLETNDQSLLPKSSISSALPLVPVYASPSLPVADTELSLSFPAKSIANPMPISCNIEAANCSYLGLSNNKSLGQWGPQDRKDEMIMKLFPRVKELQNQLQEWTEWANQKVMQAARRLGKDKAELKTLKQEKEEVERLKKEKQTLEENTMKKLSEMENALCKASGQVERANAAVRRLNVENSALRREMEAAKVRAAESAASCQEVSKREKKTLMKFQSWEKQKNVFQEELSAEKLKLTQMQQTLKQATDVQDQVEAKLNQEEQAKCELLTQVSSLKKEREQIEVSTQSKEDMIKSRAENNLQKYKDDIATLEKEISQLRLKTDSSKIAALRRGIDGSYANKLTDFRDTQILKDSAITYISKMVAATDLHGFSKNGGVKRERECVMCLSEEMSVVFLPCAHQVVCTMCNELHEKQGMKDCPSCRGPILRRVCVRYALP; translated from the exons ATGGCATCAATGGTTGCAAAGGCTTGTGGCAGTACTTCCAGTCAAATGCCGGTAATGACGGTTCAAGAAAAGGGAAGTAGGAATAAAAGGAAATTCCTGGCTGATCCCCCTTTGGCTGATCCAAATAAGGTCATCCCTTTACCTTCCAATGAATGCACCAGTTTTGAATTCTCAGCAGAGAAGTATGAGAGTCAGGGGCATATGAATGGGTGTGATATGTGCTGTATAAACCAAGATAGTTCAGATCATACTTTGAAACTCGACCTTGGACTGTCGTGTGCTGTGGGGATGTCTGAGATATGCCTGAGCCGTCCTAGAGAGGATATGGAGGTATCAGCGGATGAGTTCCGTGATGCTGATTGGAGTGACCTTACAGAATCCGAGCTGGAAGAGCTCGTTTTGAGCAATTTGGACACAATTTTCAAGAGTGCtgtaaagaaaataattgcTAGTGGTTACAGTGAAGAAGTTGCTACTAGGGCGATTTTGAGGTCTGGCCTTTGGTACAGATGCAAGGACATTGTATCAAATATAGTGGACAACACACTAGCATTCCTTAGAAGTGGGCAGGAAATCGATCCTTCTAAGGAGCACTATTTCGAGGATTTGCAGCAGATGAAGAAGTATATATTGGCAGAGCTCGTTTGCCTTCTAAGAGAGGTCAGACCTTTCTTTAGCACCGGGGATGCAATGTGGTGTCTGTTGATATGTGATATGAATGTGTCGCACGCTTGTTCCATGGATGGTGATAGTTTTGTTGGTGATGCGAGTTCAAATATGAACCCCTCCATTACTGCTCAATCTCAGTTGAGATCAGAGCTGAAAAGCTCTGAATATAACAATTTAGTTCCTTGTAAGCCAGATGCAGCTCACCTGGCTTCGGTTCACGGTGACCATAGCTTCCAATCAGAGGCGCCTAAGATAACTAGTGGTCCTAACTCGAAGCTAAAAAATTCCTTTGTTTCGAACGGGCTTGCTCCAGATAAATATTCTCACAATTCTGCATCTAATGTCAGTGAAAAACCTTTCACTGCATCAGGAGTCTCTACAGTTGCCGAGGAGAAATTTTTTGGCAGTAGGAAAGTTTCTGCGATTACCaaaagggagtatatattacgTCAAAAGTCAATGCATTTTGAGAAACACTACCGCACGTACGGCTCTAAAGGTACTTCTAGATCTGGTAAGCTTAGCAGTTTTAGTGGCCTAGTCTTGGATAAGAAACTTAAGGGTGTGGCGGAGTCTGCAGGCATAAATGCCAAGAATGGCCCGCTCAAGATTAACAAGGGAGTCGGATTTGATGTCACTCCAGATAATGTGAGTCGCAATCTTCCAACAACTACAGCATTTACTTCAGCTCCAACGTTTGGGTTGGAAACTAACGATCAATCTTTGTTGCCTAAATCGAGTATCTCATCTGCCTTACCTTTGGTTCCAGTGTACGCCTCCCCTTCTTTACCGGTTGCTGATACAGAGCTTTCTCTATCTTTCCCTGCCAAAAGCATTGCTAATCCAATGCCAATAAGCTGCAACATTGAGGCGGCCAATTGTAGCTATCTTGGCTTGTCAAATAATAAGTCTCTTGGCCAGTGGGGCCCCCAGGACAGGAAAGACGAGATGATTATGAAGCTGTTCCCAAGAGTGAAGGAATTGCAAAATCAGCTCCAAGAATGGACGGAGTGGGCGAATCAGAAGGTCATGCAGGCTGCACGAAGACTTGGTAAGGACAAAGCGGAGCTTAAAACACTTAAGCAGGAGAAGGAGGAAGTGGAGAGGCTGAAAAAGGAAAAGCAAACGTTAGAGGAGAACACCATGAAAAAACTTTCGGAGATGGAGAATGCTCTATGCAAAGCGAGCGGCCAAGTAGAGCGAGCTAATGCTGCTGTTCGCCGGCTTAATGTTGAGAATTCTGCATTAAGGCGGGAAATGGAAGCTGCTAAGGTACGTGCTGCAGAGTCAGCTGCAAGCTGCCAAGAAGTGTCAAAGAGGGAGAAGAAGACCCTGATGAAGTTTCAGTCATGGGAGAAGCAGAAGAACGTTTTTCAAGAGGAGCTCTCGGCTGAGAAATTGAAATTGACACAGATGCAGCAGACACTAAAGCAGGCTACAGATGTACAAGATCAAGTTGAG GCCAAACTGAATCAGGAGGAGCAGGCGAAGTGTGAACTGCTTACACAAGTCAGTTCAttgaaaaaagagagagaacaAATCGAAGTCTCCACACAATCCAAGGAGGATATGATCAAATCAAGAGCTGAAAACAATCTACAGAAGTATAAAGATGATATAGCAACGCTCGAAAAAGAAATTTCCCAGCTGAGGTTAAAGACCGACTCGTCCAAGATAGCTGCCCTTAGAAGAGGTATAGACGGAAGCTATGCCAACAAACTGACCGACTTCAGAGACACACAGATTCTGAAAGACTCCGCCATCACTTACATCTCCAAGATGGTGGCAGCCACAGATCTCCATGGCTTCTCCAAGAACGGAGGTGTGAAGCGTGAGAGGGAATGCGTGATGTGCCTCTCCGAGGAGATGTCTGTGGTCTTCCTCCCCTGCGCGCATCAGGTGGTGTGTACAATGTGCAACGAGCTCCACGAGAAGCAGGGAATGAAGGACTGCCCATCCTGCCGAGGCCCAATCCTGCGACGTGTCTGTGTACGTTACGCTCTCCCTTAA